One window of the Trifolium pratense cultivar HEN17-A07 linkage group LG2, ARS_RC_1.1, whole genome shotgun sequence genome contains the following:
- the LOC123910047 gene encoding uncharacterized protein LOC123910047, translating into MDGTNRGEAERWLYTANKLLSARDLHGARSFAIRARESDPRFEATELLIAVIDTLLAGEARIKEHLDYYAVLQIIRYTQNIEYIADQYRRLAILLDPNRNPFAYAAHAFSLVHDAWSIFSNPHKKAIYDEQLHFLTQPPPPQQQQQQQQPIQPPPQQQQQFFQPPSPPPPQQPQQIQPPHPQVQVNHNQSHNQRKNPRSTNEDRVIYEEQNNEPSYDNADEPTGPRPRPEPAVDRQGGTDGGSFWTACPYCFGMFEYPKVYEDCTLRCQNCRRGFHGLAVRAPPELSEDDGGKDGGSFCSFGYFPLGFTGNFKDISGSTSEWNPISPLFPCPGNSKKNARKGPVSYYDHDTCAAFAELSDETEDDTDDDDWRNGNGTSGKKTSRRRRRRRRTFGGGAGDERRPVDRPRRVVQNGNAGNDNGGDSDNVVDGEAVDAASAPRMLSNVEASKRAVLSGSRRRGAGNLGKLDLNVEFSNEVEEAAAAGMKEGNVNGTGNAEDNIEGIGFFEGLDEFLNSLPILNVVADDKVKCH; encoded by the coding sequence atggatggaACAAACAGAGGAGAAGCTGAACGATGGTTATACACAGCAAACAAACTTCTCAGCGCGCGTGATCTACACGGTGCCCGTTCATTCGCTATTCGGGCAAGAGAATCCGACCCGAGATTCGAAGCAACGGAGCTTCTTATCGCCGTTATCGATACTCTGTTAGCCGGTGAAGCGAGGATCAAAGAACATCTTGATTATTACGCCGTTCTTCAAATCATTCGTTATACTCAGAACATTGAGTATATCGCTGATCAATATCGCCGCCTTGCTATCCTCCTTGACCCTAATCGGAACCCTTTCGCTTATGCTGCTCACGCTTTTTCACTTGTTCATGATGCTTGGTCGATTTTCTCAAATCCGCATAAGAAAGCTATTTATGATGAACAGCTTCATTTTCTTACTCAACCGCCACCACcacagcagcaacaacaacaacaacaaccgaTTCAACCACCGCCGCAACAGCAACAGCAGTTTTTTCAACCTCCTTCACCACCGCCGCCGCAACAGCCGCAACAGATTCAACCTCCTCATCCTCAGGTTCAAGTGAATCACAATCAAAGTCACAATCAGAGGAAAAACCCTAGGTCAACTAATGAAGACAGGGTAATTTATGAGGAGCAGAACAATGAGCCGAGTTATGACAATGCTGATGAGCCTACTGGGCCTAGGCCCAGGCCTGAGCCTGCTGTGGATAGGCAGGGTGGAACTGACGGTGGAAGTTTCTGGACAGCGTGTCCTTACTGTTTTGGCATGTTTGAGTATCCTAAGGTTTATGAGGATTGTACTCTCCGGTGTCAGAATTGTAGGAGGGGGTTTCATGGGTTGGCCGTGCGGGCACCGCCAGAGCTTAGTGAAGATGATGGGGGGAAAGACGGCGGTTCGTTTTGCAGCTTTGGGTATTTTCCTTTAGGATTTACTGGAAATTTTAAGGATATCAGTGGGTCGACTTCGGAATGGAACCCTATTTCTCCTTTGTTTCCTTGCCCTGGTAATTCCAAGAAGAATGCTAGGAAGGGGCCTGTTAGCTATTATGATCATGATACATGTGCGGCGTTTGCGGAGCTTTCGGATGAAACTGAGGATGAtactgatgatgatgattggaGGAATGGGAATGGTACCTCAGGGAAGAAGACGAgtaggaggaggaggaggagaagaAGGACTTTTGGTGGCGGTGCTGGTGATGAAAGGAGACCGGTTGATAGGCCAAGGAGGGTGGTTCAGAATGGTAATGCTGGAAATGATAATGGTGGTGATAGTGATAATGTGGTTGATGGTGAGGCTGTTGATGCTGCTTCTGCGCCTAGAATGCTGTCGAATGTTGAAGCTAGTAAGAGAGCTGTGTTGAGTGGTTCTAGGAGGAGGGGTGCTGGAAATTTGGGTAAGTTGGATTTGAATGTGGAGTTTAGCAATGAggtggaagaagctgctgctgcTGGAATGAAAGAAGGGAATGTGAATGGGACTGGAAATGCTGAGGATAATATTGAAGGAATTGGGTTTTTTGAAGGGCTTGATGAGTTCCTTAATAGCTTACCAATTCTTAATGTTGTTGCAGATGATAAGGTTAAGTGTCATTAG
- the LOC123911007 gene encoding beta carbonic anhydrase 5, chloroplastic-like, with the protein MAIPSSISDPFASKFLPSSISDPFASSYQPSRISVPVKIEQTQLTTLRRSHCSTLKASMGSPGFTQQLNNNKLETLADVKDDRDDIFNDLKDRFLSFKKNVYMANPEQFENLAKVQVPKFMVIACADSRVCPSSILGFQPGEAFTIRNIANLVPTFESGPSEVNAALEFSVNTLQVENILVIGHSCCGGIRALMGMEDDGNTSFIKSWVTNAKNARVKTKAAASNLDFDGQCSHCEKVSINHSLVNLLTYPWIKEKVEKEELSIHGGYYDFVNCSFEKWTLDYRGTKLEENGRIAIKNKVFWY; encoded by the exons ATGGCCATTCCTTCTTCAATCTCTGATCCCTTTGCTTCCAAGTTTCTACCTTCTTCAATCTCTGATCCCTTTGCTTCCAGTTATCAACCATCAAGG ATCTCTGTTCCTGTGAAAATTGAGCAAACCCAATTGACAACATTAAG GAGAAGTCATTGTTCTACTTTAAAGGCTTCAATGGGGTCTCCAGGATTCACCCAGCAACTTAACAACAACAAGTTAGAGACTTTAGCTGATGTTAAAGACGACCGTGATGATATATTTAATGATCTAAAGGATAGATTCTTAAGTTTTAAGAAGAATGTATACAT GGCAAACCCTGAACAGTTTGAAAATCTTGCCAAGGTTCAAGTGCCAAAG TTCATGGTTATTGCCTGTGCAGATTCTAGGGTATGTCCTTCAAGTATTTTGGGATTTCAACCAGGAGAAGCATTCACAATTCGCAACATTGCTAATTTGGTTCCGACCTTTGAG AGTGGACCCTCAGAAGTAAATGCTGCATTAGAATTCTCCGTAAACACTCTTCAG GTTGAGAACATCTTGGTCATTGGCCACAGCTGCTGTGGGGGTATACGCGCCCTTATGGGTATGGAAGATGATGGCAATACAAG CTTTATAAAAAGTTGGGTTACTAATGCGAAGAATGCAAGAGTAAAAACCAAGGCTGCTGCTTCCAACCTCGATTTTGATGGCCAATGCTCACATTGTGAGAAG gtATCAATTAATCATTCCTTAGTAAACCTACTTACGTATCCCTGGATCAAAGAAAAGGTGGAGAAGGAAGAACTCTCTATTCATGGTGGTTACTATGACTTTGTTAATTGTTCATTTGAGAAATGGACATTGGACTACCGGGGAACCAAACTAGAGGAAAATGGAAGAAttgctataaaaaataaagtattttgGTACTGA
- the LOC123908473 gene encoding protein PELPK1-like, whose protein sequence is MASMNFWSLILALVLIAFSSMTNVEGARNIQKIHEVSKVDLPTLPTLPTLPTLPTIPNVGVPLVPNVPGIPTVPTIPQIPTVPIIPTVPQIPQIPGVPGVPIP, encoded by the coding sequence atgGCTTCCATGAATTTTTGGTCATTGATTTTAGCACTTGTACTTATAGCATTTTCATCAATGACAAATGTTGAAGGGGCACGTAACATTCAAAAAATACATGAAGTTTCCAAAGTTGATTTGCCAACACTACCTACTCTACCAACATTGCCAACATTGCCAACTATTCCAAACGTAGGTGTTCCATTAGTCCCTAATGTTCCTGGTATACCAACTGTGCCAACAATTCCTCAAATTCCAACTGTTCCTATTATACCAACTGTGCCTCAAATTCCTCAGATTCCTGGTGTCCCTGGTGTGCCTATACCATAA